In one Thermanaerovibrio velox DSM 12556 genomic region, the following are encoded:
- a CDS encoding DUF1116 domain-containing protein: MVDIDKANQEALSRLLSAQPVLVDMGLAVDVVPGMGEKMLMHAGPPITWERMSGPMRGAVIAACLYEGWASTPEEAQELAASGEIAFDPCHHHNAVGPMAGVTSPHMPVFVIENKDRGNRSYCSMNEGLGKVMRMGAV, translated from the coding sequence ATGGTGGATATCGACAAGGCGAATCAGGAGGCCCTTTCCAGGCTCCTGTCGGCCCAGCCGGTGCTGGTGGACATGGGTCTTGCGGTGGACGTGGTCCCTGGGATGGGAGAGAAGATGCTGATGCACGCGGGCCCTCCCATCACGTGGGAGCGCATGTCGGGTCCCATGAGGGGGGCGGTGATCGCCGCTTGCCTGTACGAGGGATGGGCTTCCACCCCGGAGGAGGCCCAGGAGCTGGCGGCCAGCGGTGAGATAGCCTTCGATCCCTGTCATCATCACAACGCGGTGGGTCCCATGGCGGGGGTCACGAGTCCTCACATGCCGGTGTTCGTCATAGAGAACAAGGATCGGGGGAACCGGTCCTACTGCAGCATGAACGAGGGCTTGGGCAAGGTCATGAGGATGGGGGCCGTATGA
- a CDS encoding fatty-acid metabolism regulator protein has translation MVQRIEVVERTYYDSVTLMRVAKEINSMEGISSASLSMGTEANLRILAAAGYDLSGLCATPNDLIIAVMGEPDLLDGAVAKAREYLSNPPWKQQGQDGGGVYRPKSIDGALSVLGDANLAVVSVAGRYAGDVATDCISKGLNVMLYSDNVPLEKEIEVKRAAAEKGLLVMGPDCGTVIIRGVAIGMANVCPVGPVSMVAAAGTGLQEVHVQLARRGVGTLHGIGTGGRDVKSEVGGIMVEMASRLLLEDPEVKVLVILGKPPAPEVEEKILKLASGSQKPVVLGFIGGKASGDRHPVYICRELEETAAVAAALAKGEDVGAVRSAMEEEDRKIRALAEQIGLRKGYLRGLYSGGTLCYEAQLIAQDVLGPIHSNTPLRKELKLEDSLRSVEHSIVDFGEDEFTQGRLHPMIDVSLRASRFEEEAKDPEVGVILFDVVIGYGCNPDPASGLVEGIQKARKLAGDRVVFVASVCGTPDDPQDSDRQRKTLEDAGVVVMDSNAKASRLAAYLLKG, from the coding sequence GTGGTACAGCGCATAGAGGTGGTAGAGCGCACCTATTACGACAGCGTCACCCTGATGAGGGTTGCCAAGGAGATCAACTCCATGGAGGGGATAAGCTCCGCGTCCTTGTCCATGGGCACCGAGGCGAACTTGAGGATCCTTGCCGCGGCGGGATACGACCTGTCCGGGCTTTGCGCGACCCCTAACGACCTTATCATAGCGGTCATGGGGGAGCCGGACCTCCTCGACGGGGCTGTGGCGAAGGCCAGGGAGTACCTGAGCAACCCCCCCTGGAAGCAGCAGGGGCAGGATGGGGGCGGGGTTTACAGGCCCAAGAGTATTGACGGGGCCCTTTCGGTTTTGGGGGATGCCAACCTGGCGGTGGTGTCCGTGGCGGGCCGTTACGCCGGTGACGTGGCGACGGACTGCATATCCAAGGGGCTCAACGTGATGCTCTACTCGGACAACGTGCCCCTGGAGAAGGAGATAGAGGTCAAGAGGGCTGCGGCGGAGAAGGGGCTCCTGGTGATGGGGCCTGACTGCGGCACCGTGATAATCCGCGGGGTGGCCATAGGGATGGCCAACGTGTGTCCCGTGGGGCCGGTTTCCATGGTGGCGGCGGCGGGGACGGGTCTTCAGGAGGTTCACGTGCAGCTGGCCCGCCGGGGAGTGGGGACCCTCCACGGCATAGGCACCGGCGGCAGGGACGTTAAGTCCGAGGTGGGGGGCATAATGGTTGAGATGGCTTCCCGGCTCCTGCTGGAGGACCCGGAGGTTAAGGTGTTGGTGATCCTTGGCAAGCCCCCGGCACCGGAGGTGGAGGAGAAGATCCTGAAGCTCGCTTCCGGTTCGCAAAAGCCGGTGGTGCTGGGCTTCATAGGCGGCAAGGCCAGTGGGGACAGGCATCCGGTGTACATCTGTCGGGAGCTGGAGGAGACCGCTGCGGTGGCGGCGGCGCTTGCGAAGGGGGAGGACGTGGGTGCCGTGAGGTCCGCCATGGAGGAGGAGGACCGGAAGATAAGGGCCCTGGCGGAGCAGATAGGGCTCCGCAAGGGATACCTCCGAGGGCTCTACTCCGGTGGGACCCTCTGCTACGAGGCCCAGCTCATAGCTCAGGACGTCTTGGGTCCCATTCACAGCAACACCCCCTTGAGGAAGGAGCTCAAGCTTGAGGACAGCCTGAGGTCCGTGGAGCACAGCATAGTGGACTTCGGGGAGGACGAGTTCACTCAGGGGCGTCTGCACCCCATGATAGACGTGTCCCTAAGGGCCTCCAGGTTCGAGGAGGAGGCGAAGGACCCGGAGGTGGGGGTCATCCTCTTCGACGTGGTGATAGGTTACGGCTGCAACCCGGATCCCGCCTCGGGGCTGGTGGAGGGCATACAGAAGGCGCGGAAGCTGGCGGGGGACCGGGTGGTCTTCGTGGCGTCCGTATGCGGCACCCCCGACGATCCCCAGGACTCGGACCGTCAGAGGAAGACGCTGGAGGACGCGGGAGTGGTGGTGATGGACAGCAACGCCAAGGCCTCGAGGCTTGCTGCGTACCTTCTTAAGGGGTGA
- a CDS encoding DUF2877 domain-containing protein, with protein sequence MGGCEVFPLGVSDDVLGDLVLSGAPLRVREVHRRAVNLEGPGGVRVSLVQDLCLMGPRSVLVRSLEGLAGDVTVWLPPGPCGLYWPWVDGLEPLGDFRPLWLEWLGFLEDPELSFLRGPVEGGDPMGLVGMGPGHTPAGDDVLTGWLLARRAVGDVSAGMRFLEVFDPRGTSWFSSDQLSCAALGLAWKAARDVLAGLGGVMGRGDLLEAVGRAQAVGHTSGRCCLIGMALGIEGLMAL encoded by the coding sequence ATGGGGGGCTGTGAGGTCTTCCCTCTTGGGGTGAGCGATGACGTCCTGGGGGACCTTGTCCTCTCTGGAGCCCCCTTAAGGGTCCGGGAGGTTCACCGGCGGGCGGTGAACCTGGAGGGTCCCGGGGGTGTAAGGGTGAGCTTGGTGCAGGATCTGTGTCTCATGGGGCCCAGGAGCGTCCTGGTGAGGTCGTTGGAGGGTCTTGCAGGGGATGTCACGGTTTGGCTCCCCCCTGGGCCATGCGGTTTGTACTGGCCTTGGGTGGACGGTCTTGAGCCCCTTGGGGATTTTAGGCCCCTTTGGCTTGAGTGGCTAGGCTTCCTTGAGGATCCGGAGCTGTCCTTCTTGAGGGGGCCGGTGGAGGGGGGGGACCCCATGGGGCTTGTGGGGATGGGTCCCGGACACACCCCGGCGGGGGACGATGTGCTGACCGGTTGGCTGTTGGCCCGGAGGGCCGTGGGGGATGTATCGGCGGGGATGCGGTTTCTTGAGGTGTTTGACCCCCGTGGGACCTCTTGGTTCTCGTCGGACCAGCTTTCCTGTGCGGCCCTTGGCCTTGCGTGGAAGGCCGCCAGGGATGTTCTGGCGGGGCTTGGGGGGGTAATGGGCCGCGGAGACCTTCTGGAGGCGGTTGGAAGGGCCCAGGCGGTGGGGCACACCTCCGGCAGATGCTGTCTTATAGGGATGGCCCTAGGCATAGAAGGTTTAATGGCCCTTTGA
- a CDS encoding CaiB/BaiF CoA transferase family protein, whose translation MNRPLEGVTVLDLTRVLAGPFATMMLSDLGARVIKVENPSGGDDSRAFAPMVNGESAYFMSINRGKESVAINLKHPEGKKLLLELVKKVDVLVENFKPGTMEKLGLGYPVLSGVNPRLIYAASSGFGQYGPYSHLPAYDLIIQGMGGLQSITGPDEEHPTKVGSSMADILAGIFTVIGILGALRARDITGQGQMVDVAMLDCLVATLENAIARYVVTGNVPKPAGNDHPSIAPFATFESSDGFVNIAAGNDALWAKLCSVLGMEEFVQDPRFLTNSDRIRNWPELKAAINERTRTRSTAHWVEVLREANVPCGPINTVDKVVSDPHVLARDMIVSLVHPVAGELKVPGVPIKFSKTPGEIKGPAPLLGEHTGKVLGEFLSMGEEEIQELKRQGVLG comes from the coding sequence GTGAACAGGCCGTTGGAAGGAGTTACGGTGCTGGATCTTACCAGGGTTTTGGCGGGTCCCTTCGCCACCATGATGTTGTCCGACCTGGGGGCCCGGGTGATAAAGGTCGAGAACCCCTCGGGGGGTGACGACTCCAGGGCCTTCGCCCCCATGGTGAACGGAGAGAGCGCCTACTTCATGAGCATAAACCGGGGCAAGGAGAGCGTGGCCATAAACCTGAAGCACCCGGAGGGGAAGAAGCTGCTGTTGGAGCTCGTGAAGAAGGTGGACGTGCTGGTGGAGAACTTCAAGCCCGGCACCATGGAGAAGCTGGGGTTGGGCTACCCGGTGCTGTCCGGTGTGAACCCCAGGTTGATCTACGCCGCCAGTTCCGGGTTCGGTCAGTATGGCCCGTACAGCCACCTCCCCGCCTATGACCTGATAATCCAGGGCATGGGAGGGTTGCAGAGCATAACCGGTCCGGATGAGGAGCACCCCACCAAGGTGGGTTCCTCCATGGCGGACATACTGGCCGGCATATTCACCGTGATAGGCATACTTGGAGCCCTCAGGGCCAGGGACATAACGGGTCAGGGACAGATGGTGGACGTGGCCATGTTGGACTGTCTGGTGGCCACGCTGGAGAACGCCATAGCCCGGTACGTGGTCACTGGGAACGTGCCTAAGCCCGCGGGGAACGATCATCCATCCATAGCCCCCTTTGCCACCTTCGAGAGCTCCGACGGTTTTGTGAACATAGCGGCGGGGAACGATGCCCTTTGGGCTAAGCTCTGCAGCGTGCTTGGCATGGAGGAGTTCGTCCAGGACCCGAGGTTCCTCACCAACTCGGACCGCATAAGGAACTGGCCGGAGCTCAAGGCGGCTATAAACGAGCGCACCAGGACCAGGAGCACCGCCCATTGGGTGGAGGTCCTGCGGGAGGCGAACGTGCCTTGTGGCCCCATAAACACCGTGGACAAGGTGGTATCGGACCCCCACGTGTTAGCCCGGGACATGATCGTGTCCCTGGTCCACCCGGTGGCTGGGGAGCTCAAGGTCCCGGGCGTGCCCATAAAGTTCTCCAAGACCCCGGGGGAGATAAAAGGTCCCGCACCGCTGCTTGGGGAGCACACCGGCAAGGTCCTGGGGGAGTTCCTTTCCATGGGCGAGGAGGAGATCCAGGAGCTTAAGCGCCAGGGGGTGCTGGGCTGA
- a CDS encoding carbon-nitrogen hydrolase family protein codes for MRSFVAAAVQFAVEPMDVEENLSRAEMWVDRCVKESQAELVVLPESFTTGFTPLGDAKDLWDAVSEIPGPLTDRGVQWAKKMGIHLVFPTYERGPERGVVYNSAVLIGPSGILGVYRKTHPFPTERLEGGGWTTPGHEPFCVKTELGNIGIVICYDGDFPELARVTTLMGAEVICRPSAFMRTFDHWEITNRARAYDNHVYWVATNSVGRDASGAYFFGGSMIVHPSAMKLAQARASDECVWARLDPDPIRRVLPNSSAEQWFDHVEDRNLRSYRGILEEGRCPFEPARRIPYGR; via the coding sequence ATGAGATCTTTCGTGGCGGCGGCGGTGCAGTTTGCCGTGGAGCCGATGGATGTCGAGGAGAATCTGAGCAGGGCCGAGATGTGGGTGGATCGTTGTGTGAAGGAGTCCCAGGCGGAGCTGGTGGTCCTGCCGGAGAGCTTCACTACCGGGTTCACCCCCTTGGGGGATGCGAAGGACCTTTGGGACGCGGTGTCCGAGATCCCTGGCCCTTTGACCGACCGGGGGGTCCAGTGGGCCAAGAAGATGGGGATACACCTGGTCTTCCCCACCTACGAGAGGGGGCCGGAGCGGGGGGTGGTTTACAACTCCGCGGTCCTCATAGGCCCCTCTGGGATATTGGGGGTTTACAGGAAGACCCATCCGTTTCCCACCGAGAGGCTTGAGGGGGGTGGGTGGACCACCCCGGGTCATGAGCCCTTCTGCGTTAAGACCGAGCTTGGGAACATAGGCATAGTGATCTGTTACGACGGGGATTTCCCGGAGCTCGCCAGGGTCACCACCCTCATGGGGGCGGAGGTCATATGTCGGCCCTCCGCGTTCATGAGGACCTTTGATCACTGGGAGATAACGAACCGCGCCAGGGCCTACGACAATCACGTTTACTGGGTGGCCACCAACTCGGTGGGACGGGATGCGTCGGGGGCGTATTTCTTCGGAGGTTCCATGATAGTGCATCCCTCCGCCATGAAGCTGGCCCAGGCCAGGGCCAGCGACGAGTGCGTATGGGCCCGGCTGGATCCGGATCCCATAAGGAGGGTGTTGCCCAACAGCTCCGCGGAGCAGTGGTTTGATCACGTGGAGGACCGGAACCTCAGGAGCTACCGGGGGATTTTGGAGGAGGGGCGCTGCCCCTTTGAGCCCGCCAGGCGGATACCCTACGGGAGGTGA
- a CDS encoding PucR family transcriptional regulator codes for MGLIAADLLRHHLFPDFDLLGGSSGLNRELSSVSVIDAPDVDRWMRGGEFLVGSGYIFREDPEAFTDFLRRVNERGIAAVGVKLDRYHHELPSSMVSEADRMGLPLLSIPLHYRWTDIIEGVQTFLFQERNRSACSIDEVGSFLEEGLDIRQILSTFASRLQRTLTVQCSQMGICHNFMPDGSVEGPEAAQEFLKTPVVQERGLPKRGQVVANLELRNSGVLQWSASYRFLSDTPLTVHLWLSQGENMPSARQERMILRAMTLVRASALELSAISNRSAMKKEKLFETLCLDIYNDTSIVEANLRELGITLPHKSCVVIVSSMDGTSPPRWTPPNAVMSYRLGDMWTGLVPLPDLDQAKGEWSQRGRDLKVYVAIGGGIKSIGEISRSYQEAKRTFNWLREFSLDPGAYAHEDLSLYALLDNLFRLPEAKGVYKRFFEPLLEEASSNSRRSLPLKELVRSLVSCDFNARQCAQMLHLHYNTVRNHLDELEKLLGVDLNNPHHRLGLALAYHIGNGIKKRGIKL; via the coding sequence TTGGGCTTGATAGCGGCGGACCTTCTAAGACACCATTTGTTCCCTGACTTTGACCTCCTGGGGGGCAGCAGCGGCCTCAACAGGGAGCTCTCCTCGGTGTCCGTAATAGACGCCCCCGACGTGGATCGCTGGATGAGGGGCGGGGAGTTCCTTGTGGGCAGCGGCTACATATTCCGGGAGGACCCGGAGGCCTTCACGGACTTCCTAAGGCGGGTCAACGAACGGGGCATAGCGGCGGTGGGGGTGAAGCTGGACCGGTATCATCACGAGCTCCCATCCTCCATGGTGAGCGAGGCGGACAGGATGGGGCTGCCGCTGCTGTCCATCCCGCTCCACTATCGTTGGACCGACATAATAGAGGGGGTACAAACGTTCCTGTTCCAGGAGCGCAACCGCTCTGCATGCTCCATCGACGAAGTGGGCAGCTTCCTTGAAGAGGGTTTGGACATAAGGCAGATACTCTCGACCTTCGCCTCAAGGCTTCAGCGGACCCTGACGGTCCAGTGCTCCCAGATGGGGATATGCCACAACTTCATGCCCGATGGCTCGGTGGAGGGACCCGAGGCGGCCCAGGAGTTCCTTAAGACCCCGGTGGTCCAGGAGCGGGGACTGCCAAAGAGGGGACAGGTGGTGGCCAACCTGGAGCTTAGGAACAGCGGGGTGCTCCAGTGGAGCGCCTCCTACCGGTTCCTTTCGGACACCCCGCTCACGGTGCACCTATGGCTGAGCCAGGGGGAGAACATGCCTTCCGCAAGGCAGGAGCGGATGATACTGCGGGCCATGACGCTGGTGAGGGCCTCAGCCCTGGAGCTCTCCGCCATATCCAACCGGTCCGCCATGAAGAAGGAGAAGCTCTTCGAGACCCTGTGTTTGGACATATACAACGACACCTCCATCGTGGAGGCCAACCTGAGAGAGCTTGGGATAACCCTGCCCCATAAGTCCTGCGTGGTCATAGTGTCCAGCATGGACGGCACGTCCCCACCGAGGTGGACCCCTCCGAACGCGGTTATGAGCTACAGGCTTGGGGACATGTGGACAGGCTTGGTCCCCCTGCCCGATCTCGATCAGGCCAAGGGAGAGTGGAGCCAGCGGGGAAGGGACCTCAAGGTTTACGTGGCGATAGGAGGGGGCATAAAATCCATAGGGGAGATAAGCAGGTCCTATCAGGAGGCCAAGAGGACCTTCAACTGGCTGAGGGAGTTCTCCCTGGACCCCGGGGCATACGCCCACGAGGACCTGTCGCTGTACGCCCTGCTGGACAACCTCTTCCGGCTTCCGGAGGCCAAGGGGGTTTACAAGAGGTTCTTCGAGCCCCTGCTTGAGGAGGCTTCGTCCAACTCAAGGCGAAGCCTTCCCCTGAAGGAGCTGGTGAGGAGCCTGGTGAGCTGCGACTTCAACGCCCGGCAGTGCGCCCAGATGCTTCACCTGCACTACAACACCGTCCGGAACCACCTGGACGAGCTGGAGAAACTCTTGGGCGTGGATCTGAACAACCCGCACCACAGGCTGGGGCTTGCCCTGGCTTACCACATAGGGAACGGCATTAAAAAACGGGGGATCAAGCTCTGA